The Carassius carassius chromosome 9, fCarCar2.1, whole genome shotgun sequence genome includes a region encoding these proteins:
- the LOC132148818 gene encoding delphilin-like isoform X3, with amino-acid sequence MMRRFLKSQKGRFSLRQSRSGSRSASKDFYPNPNVLRDFTLDIELALPANNQGWPEDFGFKLGGDGPSYILSVVEGSSAYMAGLQPGDQVLEIDGQNVSSLSTKALIALAQTLKTVPPSIGVVSRIEQMDIAPGPDGRFGFTIVGDSPLLVEDCMPNSPAGRSGLRVGDYVMEVNGIPVKQHETAAAMIKTSQGRTLRLGVLRINRWQKRTSSSMKETYQSGDMVRQDRKHKALEFNKKVEEILGEEPEVKERLFDLLKQYANERDVEGLASTLPEILLTEEHQQLIDSIRIFIPKKHRQRFDEMVSQSLISRLRGRSFSEHRNNRLRRSRSEDHPERLLSVSTRASSVPRTTNEEVVMPPGRGLRKTTSLIAGHASSFSTRRTVRVYKGNQSFGFTLRGHAPVWIDSVIPGSPAEKAGLKPGDRILFLNGLDMRNCSHEKVVSMLQGSGAMPSLVVEDGLPAFTVTEPEQVEVSPRSRAPVLSSLQWIAEILPPSIRVQGRTFSQQLEHLLTLQERYTICKALEAFFQHRNVDTLIVDIFPVLDTPAKQVIWQFIYQLLTYEEQEHCQNKISHFLGYKVTLPSAEPEPPAHEPHRRSSSMKVTGTTYRSSVRGRSSDDLVIGTHLGMGISTEPVEVAPMRLTPAERQSGDGTSLPETPNNLTNLSAVYAELENVYAGKRSKSLKTRPPPAPETLVNVDIFPHASSQSIRAHSSSPSVRATSGSRKSASAQHVPPPPPPPPQPDSWSQEPPLSPQCLCYPSDLPSQTSAESNPYISLDSPPLSPPSPPDYPPSPPIRKKRYTFSRPPRTPDTDLFMEVLSEQLGQQLSVDDFLSPENDYEEEVVQMTFQNEEEEEEEEEEEEEEEEEEEEGPYMPPELSSPSEVHSSSEDASSLTYSSSSEHIPPPPQTPPPPPPVQFNDPPPPARFTPDHAPRQLTFRRHPGPPPPPPPRANPPPKRQSIRKVLPTNDELMTQHQVFQEHHSLPVQPTASHPQQSQQQMHQSLPPMPSPEINQSPIPSHAIYEMHHQVHPAQQVHQHHQVQQEHQMHPIHQKKPSRQSQSIKVHQSHRSHQTIQTQLSSSMDRLDRIERKEHFDRHIYDMQPQPLHPEQQVHHDYQMHQSHQAHLSSSMDRLDRLEQIQRLERLEHMERIERLERVDRQMHLAHMPQAVSHAIQPSQQTQQQYHHQMHQAHQAYPLTQSPPPTRHIHQIEHIHQVQPIQSAPQYHQIHQPHQPQQTQQILSTFQPHPSQQQQQLQQQQQQMQQQQQLQQQQQLQQQQQQIRQHQLQQQQQQIQQQQLQQQQQQIQQQQLQQQKQQIQQQQQLQHQQQIQQQQQHRSTPQNHPIAQARQSPQPMYHDHRHHHHNHLEAQSQIQPPSTPQPQTHHHNEGSTVEPPPPPPLPPPCMPPPLPKTSPQKSDSSHMSVKRLRWEQVENSEGTIWGQLEEDSDYDKLSDMVKYLDLELHFGTQKSPVSLPEPSPQVETFKKKDVVEILSHKKAYNASILIAHLKLSPSELRQVLMTMSSERLESSHIKQLLLYAPDDDEVRQYEQYRDDPSKLSEPDQFVLQMLFVPEYKTRLKSLHFKTTLQEKTEEMRGAYDCVFKASLELKNSKKLAKILEFVLAMGNYLNNGQPKTNKTTGFKINFLTELSTTKTVDGKSTFLHILVKSLCQHFPEVLDFGKELDTVPQAAKVNQRNITSDFNDLHATIQDIRFACQKMPATAEDRFSIVMSGFLENSHPAVQSLESLQQRAMEEFCKVASFFGEDGKTTTTESFFGIFAEFMAKFENRFGEM; translated from the exons ATGATGAGAAGATTTCTGAAGAGCCAGAAGGGCCGCTTCTCTCTCCGTCAAAGCCGATCAGGATCCCGCAGTGCCTCCAAAGATTTCT ACCCAAACCCTAATGTGCTGAGAGATTTCACACTGGATATTG AACTGGCCCTTCCAGCAAATAACCAGGGTTGGCCAGAGGACTTTGGCTTCAAGCTGGGTGGAGATGGACCCAGTTACATCCTCTCTGTGGTGGAGGGCAGCAGCGCTTACATGGCCGGACTGCAGCCAGGGGACCAGGTTCTGGAGATCGATGGGCAGAACGTCTCATCCCTCAGCACTAAAGCCCTCATCGCTCTGGCCCAGACCCTTAAGACTGTCCCGCCCAGCATCGGCGTTGTGTCTAGAATTGAACAG ATGGACATTGCCCCGGGGCCCGATGGTCGCTTTGGCTTCACTATAGTGGGGGACAGTCCCCTGCTGGTGGAGGACTGCATGCCGAACTCTCCAGCCGGCCGGAGTGGACTGCGAGTAGGTGACTATGTGATGGAGGTGAATGGGATTCCAGTGAAACAGCACGAGACGGCGGCGGCCATGATCAAGACCTCTCAGGGACGTACGCTGCGTCTGGGCGTGCTGCGGATCAACCGCTGGCAGAAACGCACCAGCAGCAGCATGAAAGAGACCTACCAGAGCGGAGACATGGTGAGGCAGGACCGCAAGCACAAAGCCCTGGAGTTCAACAAGAAG GTTGAGGAGATTTTAGGGGAGGAGCCTGAGGTGAAAGAGAGGCTGTTTGATTTGCTGAAGCAGTATGCAAATGAGAGGGATGTTGAAGGTCTGGCGTCTACACTTCCAGAAATACTGCTCACCGAGGAACATCAGCAACTGATTGACAGCATCAG GATCTTCATCCCTAAGAAGCACAGGCAGCGCTTTGATGAGATGGTCTCCCAGAGTCTGATCAGTCGCTTGAGGGGCCGCAGCTTCAGCGAGCACAGGAACAATCGGCTACGACGCAGCCGGAGCGAAGACCACCCCGAACGGCTGCTGTCTGTGTCCACCCGAGCCAGCTCTGTGCCCCGGACCACCAATGAAGAAGTGGTCATGCCTCCTGGCCGTGGCCTCCGCAAGACCACCTCACTCATCGCAGGCCATGCCAGCTCCTTCTCCACCCGCAG GACTGTACGGGTGTACAAAGGGAACCAGAGTTTCGGGTTTACTCTGCGCGGCCATGCTCCAGTGTGGATCGACTCTGTAATACCAG GCAGCCCTGCTGAGAAGGCGGGTCTCAAACCTGGAGATCGCATCCTGTTTCTCAATGGGTTGGACATGAG GAACTGTTCACATGAGAAGGTTGTGTCCATGCTGCAGGGGAGTGGGGCAATGCCCAGCCTGGTGGTTGAAGATGGCTTGCCGGCCTTCACTGTGACCGAGCCCGAACAGGTGGAGGTTTCTCCCCGCTCCCGTGCTCCTGTGCTTAGCTCCCTGCAGTGGATTGCAGAGATCTTGCCTCCCAGTATCCGCGTACAAGGTCGCACCTTCAGCCAGCAGCTTGAGCACCTTCTCACACTCCAGGAGAGATACACCATCTGCAAGGCCCTGGAAGCCTTCTTCCAGCACAG AAATGTAGACACTTTGATTGTGGACATCTTCCCTGTGTTGGATACCCCAGCAAAACAGGTGATTTGGCAGTTCATTTACCAGCTGCTGACCTATGAGGAGCAGGAACACTGCCAGAACAAGATCTCCCATTTCCTTGGCTATAAAGTTACAC TGCCATCAGCAGAACCTGAACCTCCAGCCCATGAGCCTCATAGGCGTAGCAGCTCCATGAAGGTGACAGGAACCACCTACAGGAGCAGTGTGAGGGGACGCAGCTCAGATGATCTGGTCATCGGCACTCACCTGGGAATGG GTATTTCCACTGAGCCAGTGGAGGTTGCACCTATGCGACTGACTCCTGCAGAGAGACAATCAGGGGATGGAACATCCTTACCAGAGACGCCCAACAATCTGACTAAT CTGTCAGCTGTGTATGCTGAGCTGGAGAATGTCTATGCCGGGAAGAGATCCAAATCCCTGAAGACTCGACCTCCTCCAGCTCCTGAAACTCTGGTTAACGTAGATATCTTCCCACATGCTTCCTCACAGTCCATCAGGGCACACTCTTCTTCTCCATCTGTTAGGGCCACTTCAG GTAGCCGCAAATCTGCATCAGCCCAGCATGTGCCGCcacctccaccacctcctccacaACCTGACTCTTGGTCGCAGGAGCCTCCACTGAGTCCCCAGTGCCTCTGTTACCCTTCAGATCTTCCCTCTCAAACCAGTGCTGAATCCAACCCATACATCAGTTTAGACAGTCCACCTCTCTCTCCACCCTCTCCTCCGGACTACCCCCCTAGTCCACCCATTCGGAAGAAGCGATACACCTTTTCACGTCCCCCTCGTACCCCTGACACAGATTTGTTCATGGAGGTTCTGAGTGAACAGCTAGGACAGCAGTTATCTGTGGATGACTTCCTGTCACCAGAGAATGACTATGAAGAG GAAGTTGTCCAGATGACATTCCagaatgaggaagaggaggaagaggaagaggaggaggaggaggaggaggaggaggaggaggaagagggtcCGTACATGCCTCCCGAGCTAAGCAGTCCAAGTGAAGTACATAGTAGCAGTGAGGATGCCAGCTCTCTTACCTACTCCTCCAGCTCAGAGCACATTCCTCCACCCCCTCAgactcctcctccccctccccctGTCCAGTTTAATGATCCCCCTCCACCTGCTAGATTCACTCCTGACCATGCACCCCGACAGCTGACTTTCCGTCGCCACCCGGGACCTCCTCCGCCACCTCCGCCAAGAGCTAATCCACCTCCAAAAAGACAATCCATTCGCAAGGTGCTGCCCACAAATGATGAGCTGATGACCCAGCACCAAGTCTTTCAGGAGCACCACTCGCTTCCAGTTCAACCAACAGCCAGCCACCCTCAGCAATCTCAGCAGCAGATGCATCAGTCTCTGCCCCCTATGCCCTCTCCAGAAATAAACCAGTCACCCATCCCCAGTCATGCAATCTATGAGATGCACCATCAGGTTCATCCAGCTCAGCAGGTACATCAACACCACCAGGTGCAACAGGAACACCAGATGCATCCAATTCATCAAAAAAAACCAAGTCGCCAGTCTCAGTCTATCAAAGTACACCAAAGCCATCGCTCACACCAGACTATTCAGACTCAACTCTCTAGCTCCATGGATAGGCTTGACAGGATTGAAAGAAAAGAACACTTTGATAGACATATCTATGACATGCAGCCCCAACCCTTGCATCCAGAACAACAAGTACACCATGATTATCAGATGCATCAGAGTCATCAGGCTCACCTCTCAAGCTCCATGGATAGACTTGACCGATTGGAGCAGATCCAGCGTTTGGAACGATTGGAGCATATGGAACGAATCGAGAGACTGGAGAGAGTGGACAGACAAATGCACCTGGCACACATGCCTCAAGCAGTTTCTCATGCTATTCAACCATCTCAACAAACTCAGCAACAGTACCACCACCAGATGCATCAAGCTCATCAAGCCTACCCACTAACCCAGTCTCCTCCACCAACCCGCCACATTCATCAGATTGAGCACATACACCAGGTTCAGCCAATCCAGTCAGCTCCTCAGTACCATCAGATCCATCAGCCCCACCAACCTCAACAGACCCAACAGATTCTATCAACTTTTCAGCCTCATCCTTCACAACAGCAGCAACAActtcagcagcagcaacagcaaatgcagcagcagcaacaacttcagcagcagcaacagcttcagcagcagcaacagcagattAGGCAGCACCAGcttcagcagcagcaacagcagattcagcagcagcagcttcagcagcagcaacagcagattcagcagcagcagcttcaGCAGCAGAAACAGCAGATTCAGCAGCAACAACAGCTTCAGCACCAACAGCAGattcagcagcagcaacaacatcGCTCAACCCCACAGAATCACCCCATTGCACAGGCCAGACAGAGCCCGCAACCCATGTACCACGATCATCGTCACCACCATCACAACCACCTTGAGGCCCAGTCCCAAATACAACCACCAAGTACACCCCAACCTCAAACTCACCACCACAATGAAGGTTCAACTGTGGAgccacctcctcctccaccttTACCCCCACCTTGCATGCCTCCTCCGCTCCCAAAGACCTCACCGCAAAAATCTGATTCCAGTCATATGAGTGTAAAGCGGTTACGATGGGAACAAGTGGAAAATTCTGAGGGAACCATTTGGGGACAG CTGGAAGAAGACTCTGATTATGACAAGCTGAGTGATATGGTGAAATACCTAGACTTGGAGCTTCATTTTGGGACACAAAAGAGCCCTG TTTCTCTTCCAGAACCCTCACCTCAGGTGGAGACTTTCAAGAAGAAAGATGTGGTGGAGATTCTCTCCCATAAGAAAGCCTACAATGCTT CAATTTTGATTGCCCATCTGAAGCTGTCACCAAGTGAGCTACGCCAGGTGCTGATGACGATGTCGAGTGAACGTTTAGAGTCCTCACATATTAAACAATTGCTCCTATATGCACCAGACGATGATGAGGTTAGACAATACGAGCAGTACAGAGACGACCCGAGTAAACTCAGTGAGCCCGATCAGTTTGTCCTACAG ATGCTATTTGTGCCAGAGTATAAGACCCGTTTGAAAAGCCTGCATTTTAAGACTACATTGCAAGAGAAAACAGAAGAGATGAGGGGGGCCTACGactgtgttttcaaggcttcattGGAGCTCAAGAACAGCAAAAAACTGGCCAAGATTCTGGAG tttgtGCTGGCTATGGGGAATTATCTGAATAACGGCCAACCCAAGACCAATAAAACAACTGGATTTAAGATCAATTTTCTCACTGAA CTTAGTACCACCAAAACAGTGGATGGAAAGTCAACATTTCTGCATATCCTGGTGAAATCATTGTGCCAGCATTTTCCCGAGGTTCTGGACTTTGGGAAGGAGCTTGACACAGTCCCACAA
- the LOC132148818 gene encoding delphilin-like isoform X4, which produces MGRDRGFSKPFRIFIPKKHRQRFDEMVSQSLISRLRGRSFSEHRNNRLRRSRSEDHPERLLSVSTRASSVPRTTNEEVVMPPGRGLRKTTSLIAGHASSFSTRRTVRVYKGNQSFGFTLRGHAPVWIDSVIPGSPAEKAGLKPGDRILFLNGLDMRNCSHEKVVSMLQGSGAMPSLVVEDGLPAFTVTEPEQVEVSPRSRAPVLSSLQWIAEILPPSIRVQGRTFSQQLEHLLTLQERYTICKALEAFFQHRNVDTLIVDIFPVLDTPAKQVIWQFIYQLLTYEEQEHCQNKISHFLGYKVTLPSAEPEPPAHEPHRRSSSMKVTGTTYRSSVRGRSSDDLVIGTHLGMGISTEPVEVAPMRLTPAERQSGDGTSLPETPNNLTNLSAVYAELENVYAGKRSKSLKTRPPPAPETLVNVDIFPHASSQSIRAHSSSPSVRATSGSRKSASAQHVPPPPPPPPQPDSWSQEPPLSPQCLCYPSDLPSQTSAESNPYISLDSPPLSPPSPPDYPPSPPIRKKRYTFSRPPRTPDTDLFMEVLSEQLGQQLSVDDFLSPENDYEEEVVQMTFQNEEEEEEEEEEEEEEEEEEEEGPYMPPELSSPSEVHSSSEDASSLTYSSSSEHIPPPPQTPPPPPPVQFNDPPPPARFTPDHAPRQLTFRRHPGPPPPPPPRANPPPKRQSIRKVLPTNDELMTQHQVFQEHHSLPVQPTASHPQQSQQQMHQSLPPMPSPEINQSPIPSHAIYEMHHQVHPAQQVHQHHQVQQEHQMHPIHQKKPSRQSQSIKVHQSHRSHQTIQTQLSSSMDRLDRIERKEHFDRHIYDMQPQPLHPEQQVHHDYQMHQSHQAHLSSSMDRLDRLEQIQRLERLEHMERIERLERVDRQMHLAHMPQAVSHAIQPSQQTQQQYHHQMHQAHQAYPLTQSPPPTRHIHQIEHIHQVQPIQSAPQYHQIHQPHQPQQTQQILSTFQPHPSQQQQQLQQQQQQMQQQQQLQQQQQLQQQQQQIRQHQLQQQQQQIQQQQLQQQQQQIQQQQLQQQKQQIQQQQQLQHQQQIQQQQQHRSTPQNHPIAQARQSPQPMYHDHRHHHHNHLEAQSQIQPPSTPQPQTHHHNEGSTVEPPPPPPLPPPCMPPPLPKTSPQKSDSSHMSVKRLRWEQVENSEGTIWGQLEEDSDYDKLSDMVKYLDLELHFGTQKSPVSLPEPSPQVETFKKKDVVEILSHKKAYNASILIAHLKLSPSELRQVLMTMSSERLESSHIKQLLLYAPDDDEVRQYEQYRDDPSKLSEPDQFVLQMLFVPEYKTRLKSLHFKTTLQEKTEEMRGAYDCVFKASLELKNSKKLAKILEFVLAMGNYLNNGQPKTNKTTGFKINFLTELSTTKTVDGKSTFLHILVKSLCQHFPEVLDFGKELDTVPQAAKVNQRNITSDFNDLHATIQDIRFACQKMPATAEDRFSIVMSGFLENSHPAVQSLESLQQRAMEEFCKVASFFGEDGKTTTTESFFGIFAEFMAKFERTLSDIQSTENPPRSPRSPRMTSPEAW; this is translated from the exons ATGGGCCGTGACAGGGGTTTCTCCAAGCCTTTTCG GATCTTCATCCCTAAGAAGCACAGGCAGCGCTTTGATGAGATGGTCTCCCAGAGTCTGATCAGTCGCTTGAGGGGCCGCAGCTTCAGCGAGCACAGGAACAATCGGCTACGACGCAGCCGGAGCGAAGACCACCCCGAACGGCTGCTGTCTGTGTCCACCCGAGCCAGCTCTGTGCCCCGGACCACCAATGAAGAAGTGGTCATGCCTCCTGGCCGTGGCCTCCGCAAGACCACCTCACTCATCGCAGGCCATGCCAGCTCCTTCTCCACCCGCAG GACTGTACGGGTGTACAAAGGGAACCAGAGTTTCGGGTTTACTCTGCGCGGCCATGCTCCAGTGTGGATCGACTCTGTAATACCAG GCAGCCCTGCTGAGAAGGCGGGTCTCAAACCTGGAGATCGCATCCTGTTTCTCAATGGGTTGGACATGAG GAACTGTTCACATGAGAAGGTTGTGTCCATGCTGCAGGGGAGTGGGGCAATGCCCAGCCTGGTGGTTGAAGATGGCTTGCCGGCCTTCACTGTGACCGAGCCCGAACAGGTGGAGGTTTCTCCCCGCTCCCGTGCTCCTGTGCTTAGCTCCCTGCAGTGGATTGCAGAGATCTTGCCTCCCAGTATCCGCGTACAAGGTCGCACCTTCAGCCAGCAGCTTGAGCACCTTCTCACACTCCAGGAGAGATACACCATCTGCAAGGCCCTGGAAGCCTTCTTCCAGCACAG AAATGTAGACACTTTGATTGTGGACATCTTCCCTGTGTTGGATACCCCAGCAAAACAGGTGATTTGGCAGTTCATTTACCAGCTGCTGACCTATGAGGAGCAGGAACACTGCCAGAACAAGATCTCCCATTTCCTTGGCTATAAAGTTACAC TGCCATCAGCAGAACCTGAACCTCCAGCCCATGAGCCTCATAGGCGTAGCAGCTCCATGAAGGTGACAGGAACCACCTACAGGAGCAGTGTGAGGGGACGCAGCTCAGATGATCTGGTCATCGGCACTCACCTGGGAATGG GTATTTCCACTGAGCCAGTGGAGGTTGCACCTATGCGACTGACTCCTGCAGAGAGACAATCAGGGGATGGAACATCCTTACCAGAGACGCCCAACAATCTGACTAAT CTGTCAGCTGTGTATGCTGAGCTGGAGAATGTCTATGCCGGGAAGAGATCCAAATCCCTGAAGACTCGACCTCCTCCAGCTCCTGAAACTCTGGTTAACGTAGATATCTTCCCACATGCTTCCTCACAGTCCATCAGGGCACACTCTTCTTCTCCATCTGTTAGGGCCACTTCAG GTAGCCGCAAATCTGCATCAGCCCAGCATGTGCCGCcacctccaccacctcctccacaACCTGACTCTTGGTCGCAGGAGCCTCCACTGAGTCCCCAGTGCCTCTGTTACCCTTCAGATCTTCCCTCTCAAACCAGTGCTGAATCCAACCCATACATCAGTTTAGACAGTCCACCTCTCTCTCCACCCTCTCCTCCGGACTACCCCCCTAGTCCACCCATTCGGAAGAAGCGATACACCTTTTCACGTCCCCCTCGTACCCCTGACACAGATTTGTTCATGGAGGTTCTGAGTGAACAGCTAGGACAGCAGTTATCTGTGGATGACTTCCTGTCACCAGAGAATGACTATGAAGAG GAAGTTGTCCAGATGACATTCCagaatgaggaagaggaggaagaggaagaggaggaggaggaggaggaggaggaggaggaggaagagggtcCGTACATGCCTCCCGAGCTAAGCAGTCCAAGTGAAGTACATAGTAGCAGTGAGGATGCCAGCTCTCTTACCTACTCCTCCAGCTCAGAGCACATTCCTCCACCCCCTCAgactcctcctccccctccccctGTCCAGTTTAATGATCCCCCTCCACCTGCTAGATTCACTCCTGACCATGCACCCCGACAGCTGACTTTCCGTCGCCACCCGGGACCTCCTCCGCCACCTCCGCCAAGAGCTAATCCACCTCCAAAAAGACAATCCATTCGCAAGGTGCTGCCCACAAATGATGAGCTGATGACCCAGCACCAAGTCTTTCAGGAGCACCACTCGCTTCCAGTTCAACCAACAGCCAGCCACCCTCAGCAATCTCAGCAGCAGATGCATCAGTCTCTGCCCCCTATGCCCTCTCCAGAAATAAACCAGTCACCCATCCCCAGTCATGCAATCTATGAGATGCACCATCAGGTTCATCCAGCTCAGCAGGTACATCAACACCACCAGGTGCAACAGGAACACCAGATGCATCCAATTCATCAAAAAAAACCAAGTCGCCAGTCTCAGTCTATCAAAGTACACCAAAGCCATCGCTCACACCAGACTATTCAGACTCAACTCTCTAGCTCCATGGATAGGCTTGACAGGATTGAAAGAAAAGAACACTTTGATAGACATATCTATGACATGCAGCCCCAACCCTTGCATCCAGAACAACAAGTACACCATGATTATCAGATGCATCAGAGTCATCAGGCTCACCTCTCAAGCTCCATGGATAGACTTGACCGATTGGAGCAGATCCAGCGTTTGGAACGATTGGAGCATATGGAACGAATCGAGAGACTGGAGAGAGTGGACAGACAAATGCACCTGGCACACATGCCTCAAGCAGTTTCTCATGCTATTCAACCATCTCAACAAACTCAGCAACAGTACCACCACCAGATGCATCAAGCTCATCAAGCCTACCCACTAACCCAGTCTCCTCCACCAACCCGCCACATTCATCAGATTGAGCACATACACCAGGTTCAGCCAATCCAGTCAGCTCCTCAGTACCATCAGATCCATCAGCCCCACCAACCTCAACAGACCCAACAGATTCTATCAACTTTTCAGCCTCATCCTTCACAACAGCAGCAACAActtcagcagcagcaacagcaaatgcagcagcagcaacaacttcagcagcagcaacagcttcagcagcagcaacagcagattAGGCAGCACCAGcttcagcagcagcaacagcagattcagcagcagcagcttcagcagcagcaacagcagattcagcagcagcagcttcaGCAGCAGAAACAGCAGATTCAGCAGCAACAACAGCTTCAGCACCAACAGCAGattcagcagcagcaacaacatcGCTCAACCCCACAGAATCACCCCATTGCACAGGCCAGACAGAGCCCGCAACCCATGTACCACGATCATCGTCACCACCATCACAACCACCTTGAGGCCCAGTCCCAAATACAACCACCAAGTACACCCCAACCTCAAACTCACCACCACAATGAAGGTTCAACTGTGGAgccacctcctcctccaccttTACCCCCACCTTGCATGCCTCCTCCGCTCCCAAAGACCTCACCGCAAAAATCTGATTCCAGTCATATGAGTGTAAAGCGGTTACGATGGGAACAAGTGGAAAATTCTGAGGGAACCATTTGGGGACAG CTGGAAGAAGACTCTGATTATGACAAGCTGAGTGATATGGTGAAATACCTAGACTTGGAGCTTCATTTTGGGACACAAAAGAGCCCTG TTTCTCTTCCAGAACCCTCACCTCAGGTGGAGACTTTCAAGAAGAAAGATGTGGTGGAGATTCTCTCCCATAAGAAAGCCTACAATGCTT CAATTTTGATTGCCCATCTGAAGCTGTCACCAAGTGAGCTACGCCAGGTGCTGATGACGATGTCGAGTGAACGTTTAGAGTCCTCACATATTAAACAATTGCTCCTATATGCACCAGACGATGATGAGGTTAGACAATACGAGCAGTACAGAGACGACCCGAGTAAACTCAGTGAGCCCGATCAGTTTGTCCTACAG ATGCTATTTGTGCCAGAGTATAAGACCCGTTTGAAAAGCCTGCATTTTAAGACTACATTGCAAGAGAAAACAGAAGAGATGAGGGGGGCCTACGactgtgttttcaaggcttcattGGAGCTCAAGAACAGCAAAAAACTGGCCAAGATTCTGGAG tttgtGCTGGCTATGGGGAATTATCTGAATAACGGCCAACCCAAGACCAATAAAACAACTGGATTTAAGATCAATTTTCTCACTGAA CTTAGTACCACCAAAACAGTGGATGGAAAGTCAACATTTCTGCATATCCTGGTGAAATCATTGTGCCAGCATTTTCCCGAGGTTCTGGACTTTGGGAAGGAGCTTGACACAGTCCCACAA